A window of the Arachis duranensis cultivar V14167 chromosome 5, aradu.V14167.gnm2.J7QH, whole genome shotgun sequence genome harbors these coding sequences:
- the LOC107487497 gene encoding ubiquitin carboxyl-terminal hydrolase 3, which yields MASVQQSTSSASSKRWLPLEANPDVMNQFLWGLGLPQDEAECCDVYGLDDQLLEMVPKPVLAVLFLYPITTQTEEERLQQEHEKREYSSKVYFMKQTVGNACGTVGLLHALGNPTSEIKLVDGSFLDKFFKSTASMDPMQRAKFLENDGEMEVAHSVAANAGDTEAADNAYAHFICFACVDGQLYELDGRKSEPISHGPSSPSTLLKDAAKVIKSMIQKNPDSINFNVIAVSKKSKDEF from the exons ATGGCGTCGGTACAACAAAGCACCTCTTCTGCTTCCTCTAAAAGGTGGCTTCCTCTCGAAGCTAATCCTGATGTCATGAACCAG TTCCTATGGGGGCTTGGGCTTCCACAGGATGAAGCAGAATGCTGTGATGTTTATGGCTTAGATGATCAGCTTCTCGAAATGGTTCCTAAGCCTGTTCTTGCTGTTCTTTTCCTTTATCCTATAACCACTCAg ACTGAAGAAGAGAGGTTGCAACAGGAACATGAAAAAAGG GAATATAGCAGTAAAGTGTATTTTATGAAGCAAACTGTGGGTAATGCTTGTGGTACAGTAGGATTGCTTCATGCTCTTGGCAACCCCACGTCTGAGATTAAGCTTG TTGATGGGTCATTCTTGGATAAGTTCTTTAAATCTACTGCAAGCATGGATCCAATGCAG CGTGCAAAATTCCTTGAGAATGATGGAGAAATGGAAGTTGCTCATTCAGTGGCAGCAAATGCTGGCGATACAGAG GCAGCAGATAATGCATATGCTCATTTTATCTGCTTTGCTTGTGTGGATG GTCAACTTTATGAGCTTGATGGAAGAAAGTCAGAGCCAATATCTCATGGTCCATCTTCGCCAAGTACTTTGTTGAag GATGCAGCTAAAGTGATTAAGAGCATGATCCAGAAAAATCCAGACTCCATCAACTTCAATGTCATTGCTGTCTCAAAGAAATCCAAGGATGAATTCTAA